One genomic region from Oncorhynchus masou masou isolate Uvic2021 unplaced genomic scaffold, UVic_Omas_1.1 unplaced_scaffold_4016, whole genome shotgun sequence encodes:
- the LOC135534852 gene encoding hatching enzyme 1.2-like encodes MAYLLSLSFFLLFLGLTQAHPLQLDEKDEMVFTEDPDDLVDITTRILETNNGTTEMLMEGDVMVPRTRTAIRCLWSNKCLWEKKKSENLVKVPYTLSSDFDSYSQGKIKYAMNTFHTKTCVRFVQRSNQRDYLSIESRSGCSSWVGKTGGKQLVSLEKGGCVYHGTIQHELLHALGFYHEQNRSDRDKYIRINWEYVERGEEPNFDKEDTNNLDIPYDYSSVMHYNRWSFSTVYRQETITPIPDATVPIGQSLGMSAIDVQRVNKLYRC; translated from the coding sequence ATGGCctaccttctttctctctccttcttcctcctcttcctaggACTCACACAGGCCCACCCTCTCCAGCTTGATGAGAAGGATGAGATGGTCTTCACAGAAGACCCAGATGATCTGGTGGACATCACCACCAGGATCCTGGAGACCAACAATGGCACCACAGAGATGCTGATGGAAGGAGACGTCATGGTCCCCAGAACCAGGACTGCCATCAGGTGCTTGTGGTCCAACAAATGTCTCTGGGAGAAGAAGAAGTCAGAGAACCTCGTCAAGGTTCCTTACACGCTCAGCTCAGATTTTGACTCTTACTCCCAGGGGAAGATCAAGTACGCCATGAACACCTTCCACACCAAGACCTGCGTGCGCTTCGTCCAACGTAGCAACCAGAGGGACTACCTCAGCATCGAAAGCAGATCCGGCTGTTCTTCATGGGTTGGAAAAACCGGAGGTAAGCAGCTCGTATCCCTCGAAAAAGGAGGGTGTGTTTACCACGGTACCATCCAGCACGAGCTGCTCCACGCTCTGGGTTTCTACCACGAACAGAACAGGAGTGACCGCGACAAGTACATCAGGATCAACTGGGAGTATGTTGAACGCGGGGAGGAGCCCAACTTCGACAAAGAGGACACCAACAACCTGGACATTCCCTATGACTACTCCTCCGTCATGCATTATAATAGATGGTCGTTCAGCACTGTGTATAGGCAGGAGACGATCACTCCTATTCCTGACGCCACTGTGCCCATCGGACAGAGCTTGGGGATGTCTGCGATCGACGTTCAGAGGGTTAACAAGCTCTACAGGTGTTAA